A portion of the Lolium rigidum isolate FL_2022 chromosome 1, APGP_CSIRO_Lrig_0.1, whole genome shotgun sequence genome contains these proteins:
- the LOC124684183 gene encoding E3 ubiquitin-protein ligase SP1-like produces MTSITTRRAIKEYFLSTELKGCSTELENVYAQPSHGDGVFVVITGSFTMPNTVKRRFTQSFFLAPQETGGYFVLNDVLSYIRTEPEMPSFKERMGAQQRFHQGDNEDNTVQNGSGDDTSGEMGDGQLCVICLKDRRNAAFVPCGHLVCCCNCAKKVELKDEPLCPVCRQDIQYVLRVYES; encoded by the exons GCTATCAAGGAATACTTTTTATCTACAGAACTCAAGGGATGTTCGACGGAGTTGGAGAATGTGTATGCTCAGCCATCGCATGGGGATGGTGTGTTTGTTGTGATTACTGGATCTTTTACTATGCCTAATACGGTGAAGCGTAGATTTACTCAGTCATTTTTCCTGGCTCCACAAGAAACCGGAGGCTATTTTGTTTTGAATGACGTGCTTAGTTATATTCGAACTGAGCCAG AAATGCCTTCTTTCAAGGAGAGAATGGGCGCTCAACAAAGGTTTCACCAGGGTGACAATGAAGATAATACCGTACAAAATGGCAGTGGCGACGACACATCTGGTGAAATGGGAGACGGGCAATTATGTGTCATATGCTTAAAGGACAGAAGGAATGCAGCCTTTGTTCCTTGTGGTCATCTCGTCTGCTGCTGCAACTGTGCAAAAAAAGtcgaactcaaggatgaaccattGTGCCCTGTGTGTAGGCAAGACATCCAGTACGTGCTTAGGGTCTATGAGTCTTGA